In Allocoprobacillus halotolerans, a genomic segment contains:
- a CDS encoding AAA family ATPase, protein MSIIEQEFVLIWWHLCYTYDMKEGVTMKKALPIGVMDYRKLISENYYNVDKSLIIKDFLERKTVVTLITRPRRFGKTLNMSMMAEFFDITKDSKELFKDTKIMETEYASFINQYPTLFISFANAKESQYDIIRTIKKEISKEYQKYNHLFMNLDDYDQSDFDLIKKSLTNHQDDFKGVNDSLSFLMTKLENHYHKKVMVFIDEYDTPFIEAHINGFYDDLKHDLSSLLHNTLKTSSSLQYAMLTGIQRVAKENIFSDLNNIVVCTVKDYHYDQYFGFTEDETKAFLEYYHLTLDEDVKNMYDGYHIGNHDIYNPWSIINYIDKKELRPYWLNTSSNKMIRDAIQDCDISFKQDYEKLIKTGQIETLVQMETSFLK, encoded by the coding sequence CAATGAAAAAAGCATTACCTATTGGTGTTATGGATTATCGTAAGCTTATATCTGAAAATTATTATAATGTTGATAAAAGTTTAATCATTAAAGATTTCCTTGAAAGAAAAACCGTTGTCACTTTGATTACACGTCCTAGACGTTTTGGTAAGACACTTAACATGTCGATGATGGCAGAGTTCTTTGATATTACAAAAGATTCAAAAGAACTTTTTAAAGATACGAAAATTATGGAAACAGAATATGCTTCTTTTATAAATCAATATCCAACTCTTTTTATATCTTTTGCAAATGCGAAAGAAAGTCAATATGATATAATAAGAACAATTAAAAAGGAAATATCAAAAGAATATCAAAAATATAATCATCTATTTATGAATTTAGATGATTATGATCAATCTGATTTTGATTTGATTAAAAAGAGTTTAACAAATCATCAAGATGATTTTAAAGGTGTAAATGATTCTTTATCTTTTTTGATGACAAAATTGGAAAATCATTATCATAAAAAAGTCATGGTTTTTATTGATGAATATGATACACCTTTCATTGAAGCACATATCAATGGCTTTTATGATGATTTAAAACATGATTTGTCATCATTGCTTCACAATACTTTAAAAACTTCTTCAAGTTTACAGTATGCGATGTTGACAGGAATTCAACGTGTAGCTAAAGAAAATATTTTTAGTGATTTGAATAATATTGTTGTTTGCACTGTTAAAGATTATCACTATGATCAATATTTTGGTTTTACGGAAGATGAAACAAAAGCCTTTTTGGAATATTATCATTTGACATTGGATGAAGATGTTAAAAATATGTATGATGGTTATCATATTGGGAATCATGACATTTATAATCCATGGTCAATTATTAATTATATTGATAAAAAAGAATTACGTCCTTATTGGTTGAATACAAGTTCTAATAAAATGATTAGAGATGCGATTCAAGATTGCGATATATCTTTTAAACAAGATTATGAAAAATTAATCAAGACTGGACAAATTGAAACACTGGTACAAATGG